A genomic stretch from Gemmatimonadaceae bacterium includes:
- a CDS encoding ABC transporter permease subunit, with product MLFGLTLPGVIAGSVFVEQVFAWPGLGRTLLTAIAARDYPVVLGLTLIYATAVIAANLVADLILLRLDPRQRSVRDAAESP from the coding sequence GTGTTGTTCGGTCTGACCCTTCCCGGCGTGATTGCTGGTTCGGTGTTCGTCGAACAGGTATTCGCCTGGCCGGGACTCGGCCGGACCTTGCTGACGGCGATTGCGGCTCGCGACTACCCCGTCGTGCTTGGCCTCACCCTGATCTACGCGACGGCGGTGATTGCGGCCAATCTTGTGGCCGATCTGATCCTGCTTCGCCTCGATCCGCGGCAACGATCAGTACGCGACGCGGCCGAATCACCATGA